In Sporichthya polymorpha DSM 43042, a genomic segment contains:
- a CDS encoding type II toxin-antitoxin system VapB family antitoxin, whose product MAMTLRLTAEQEAALAELAALEGVSKTDAVVRAVEERLARLSHQTEVLRYAREEAEHYSALLDRLGQ is encoded by the coding sequence TTGCGGTTGACGGCGGAGCAGGAGGCGGCGCTCGCCGAGCTGGCTGCGCTCGAAGGCGTGTCGAAGACCGACGCGGTGGTGCGGGCGGTCGAGGAACGTCTCGCCCGGCTGTCCCACCAGACCGAGGTACTGCGGTACGCCCGGGAGGAGGCCGAGCACTACTCGGCGCTCCTCGACCGGCTGGGCCAGTGA